One region of Chryseobacterium sp. C-71 genomic DNA includes:
- a CDS encoding K(+)-transporting ATPase subunit C, which yields MKKHILPAIKLTALCIVFLAIVYPMSIWAIAQLSPNQGKGDLIKHNNKTYYANIGQSLSTDQYFNSRPSAVDYNAAGSGGSNKGPSNEEYLKQVQARIDTILMKNPGIVKSDIPADLVTASGSGLDPNFSVQAAKIQVKRIAKIRNIDESKINNLIVQNTEKPLIGMFGPEKINVLKLNIALDQLSGK from the coding sequence AATTAAACTGACTGCTTTGTGCATCGTTTTTCTTGCCATTGTTTATCCGATGTCCATCTGGGCAATTGCTCAGCTTTCACCTAATCAGGGAAAGGGAGATTTAATTAAACATAATAATAAAACCTATTACGCTAATATAGGACAGTCATTAAGTACAGATCAATATTTCAATTCTCGTCCTTCAGCAGTCGATTACAATGCAGCAGGTTCGGGAGGAAGCAACAAAGGTCCATCGAATGAAGAGTATCTCAAACAAGTTCAGGCTCGTATCGATACGATTTTGATGAAAAATCCTGGAATTGTAAAGTCAGATATTCCGGCAGATTTAGTGACGGCCAGCGGAAGCGGATTGGATCCTAATTTTTCTGTGCAGGCAGCGAAAATTCAGGTAAAAAGAATTGCGAAAATCAGAAATATTGATGAGTCAAAAATCAATAATCTTATCGTTCAAAATACAGAGAAACCTCTGATTGGAATGTTTGGCCCTGAAAAAATCAATGTTCTAAAATTGAATATCGCACTCGACCAGTTAAGCGGGAAGTAA